Genomic DNA from Streptomyces sp. PCS3-D2:
ACCCGGGGCGGGACGGCCACGTCGAGGTCGTCGATGACGACCCGGCCCCCGTACCCGACCGTCACTCCCCTGGCCACCAGCCGCGCGGTGTCCGCGCCCTCGGCCGCACCCCTGGCCGCGCTCCCGGCCGCGCCCCCGGCGCCGTGTTCCTCGGCCACGCCTCCCCCTCGGTCCGTGCCTGCCCGAACATGTGTCGATCAACGAAGATTGGCCCGTACCAGGAGGTACACGAGGAAGGGACCGCCGATCGCGGCGGTGACCACCCCGACCGGCAGGGTGATCGGCAGCGTCGTACGCGCGACCAGGTCCGCGCCGGTCAGCAGCAGGGCCCCGGTCAGCCCGGAGGCCGCCATCGGCGGCGTCGGACACCTCGTCAGGCGCATCGCCACCTGCGGTGCCACCAGCGCGACGAAGGAGACGGGCCCGGCCGCGCTCACCGCGACCCCGGCCAGCAGCACCGCGCACAGCAGCAGGACGGCCCGCACGAGCGTACGGCGGACGCCCAGGCCCGTGGCCACGTCGTCGCCGAGATGCAGCGGCTTGAACTGGAACGAGGCGGCCGCCACGACGGCCACCAGCGCGAGCGTGCACCAGAGCGCCACCCGCACATCGTCCCAGGAACGGCTGTCCAGGGAGCCGATCAACCAGGCCTGCGCCCGGGCCACGTCCCTGATGTCGGCGGTCACCAGCAGCCAGGTCGTGACGGCCTCCATCACCGCGCTCACGGACAGGCCGATGAGGACGAGCCGGAAGCCGTCGATCCCGCGCCGCCAGGCGAGCACGTACACGAGGAGCCCCGTGCCCAGACCACCCGCGAGAGCTGCACCGGACAGCCCCACGGAGTTGACGACGGCCGTGGCGCTCCCGCCCGACACCGTGACCAGGAACACCGCGACCGCGCCGGCGCCCCAGGTGATCCCGAGGATGTCGGGGCTGGCCAGCGGGTTGCGCGCGATGGACTGGGTGATCGCCCCCGACACGCCCAGGGCGACTCCCACGACGCAGCCGGCCAGGGCCCGGGGCATCCGAAGGTCCATGATCACGAATTCGTCGACCGGCTCGCCCCGGCCCAGGACCGTGGAGATCACCCGGGGCAGCGCGATGGGGAAGTCCCCCACGCCGATGGACACGCAGCAGGCGAGGAAGGTCGCCGCCGCCAGCAGGAGTGTGACGCAGACCAGCCAGGGCCGCCAGACGAACGACATCCCGCCGAGCCGCACACCCGGTGCCAGCGGAGGCTTCTCCCGCGGCCGGTGCGGGTCGGCGACGTCCATGCCGGGCCCGGTCATGCGCCCGTGAACTTCCCGCGCCACACCAGGACCGCGAAGAAGGGGGCGCCGAGGAGCGCCACGACGACACCGGCGTCCAGCTCGCCCGGCCGCACCAGCAGTCGTCCGGCCATGTCGCAGACCAGCAGGACGACGGCACCGAGGAGACCCGCGTACGGCACGAGCCAGCGGTAGTCCGGCCCGGTCAGGTAGCGGGCCAGGTGGGCCACCATGAGCCCGAGGAACGCGATGGAGCCGCACGCCGCCGTCGCGGCCCCCGCCAGCAGGGTGATGGCGATGATGCCGAGGGTCCGGTGGAGGGCGGTGTTGACGCCCAGGCCCCGCGCCACGTCGTCGCCCAGGTTGAGCAGGTTGAGGGCGGGCAGCGTGGCCGCTGCCAGCACCAGCCCGGCCGCGATGAAGGCGGTCACCGGCCTGATGACGCCGAATCCGACGCCGGCCACCGAGCCCGCGTTCCAGAAGCGCAGCGCGTTCAGTGACGCCTTGTCGGACAGCGCGACCGCCGTCGTCATCGCGGCGAGGAACACGGTGACCCCCTGTCCGGCCAGTGCGAGGGTCAGCGGGTTGCCGGCCCCTCGGCCGATGCCGGCCAGCCCGAACACCAGGACGCCCGCGACCACGGCCCCGGCGAAGGCGAACCAGACGTACTGGAAAGGGTTCGCGAAGCCGAGGACGGCGATCACCGAGACCACGGCGAACGAGGCGCCCGCGTTCACGCCCAGCAGGCCGGTGTCGGCGATCGGGTTGCGCGTGTAGCCCTGGATGAGCGCCCCGCCCACCCCCAGGGCCACTCCGGCCGCGGTGGCGAGCACCGTGCGCGGGAGCCGTACCGTCCGCACGATGAGCTGGATCTCGGTCAGCCGGTGGTCGGCGCTCGGCCCGGCCGACAGTCCGTACCAGACCTCGGAGGGACTGAGCCCGCGCGCACCGACGCCCAGTGACGCGGCCATCGCGATCAGCAGGATCACCGCGAGCGTGACCGAGCCGGCGACCCTCCGCCTGCGCGCCTGTGTCGTGCCCGTGGGCAGGGGACGTTCCAGTGCCATCACGCCCATGTCGCCCTACGCCATCCCTTCCGTCCGCCGGTGGACTGGAGTCAGTGGAATCGGCGCCGGTCGGCGGGCAGCCGCACCGCCGGCGCCCCGGAGACCGTACGGGCCTGGCCGGAAGCGGATTGCGGACCGCGCCCGAGGAGCGAGTCGAGGATCTCGCCCACCCGGACGGCGGTGTTGGACAGCAGGGACGAGGTGATGCCGTGGGTGTGCTCCGTCCCGCCCTGCACGTAGATCCCGCAGCGCAGTGCGGGGTCCGTCGCGATGCGGTAGTCGCGCCGGACCCGGACGCGCCCCTCGCCGTCACGCAGGCACCGCCCGGCGGCCTCACCGAGCAGGCCGAGGGGGTCTGCGGGACGGTACCCGGTCGCGAAGACCACGACGTCGGCGTCCAGCGGGGTCTCTTCACCGGTGACGAGGGACCGCACGGTCACGCGAACGCCCGCCGAGGTCTCCCGGAGGGCCGCCAGCCGGGAGACGTTGAGGAAGCGGAGGCGCTCGGTGCCCAGCACCTTCTCCCGGTACATCCGCCGGTACAGGTCGTCGATCAGGTCGATGTCCACCACGGAGTAGTTGGTGTTGCCGTGGTAGTCCATGAGCCGGTGCTTGACGTCCTCCGGCGCGGCGAAGAACTCGCCCACGGCATCCGGGTCGAAGATCCGGTTGGCGAAGCCGCTGTCGTCGGCGGGGCTGTACCCGTAGCGGGAGAAGACGGCGCAGACCTCGGCCTCCGGAAAACGGCGGTGCAGGTAGGCGACGTTCTCGGCGGCACTCTGCCCTGCGCCGACGACGATGAAGCGGGAGGGGGCGCCGCCGTCCAGGCCGTCGACCTTCGTCAGCAGATCCGAGTTGTGCCAGACGCGCTCGGTGCGTTCGACACCGTCCGGCATGAAGGGGCGCAGACCGGTGCCCAGCACGATGTTGCGGGCCCGGTGGAGGGCGAGTCCCTCCCCGGAGCGGACCGTGACGTCGAGGTGCTCCACCGCTCCGTCACGGGCGACGGGCGTGACGCCGACGACCTCATGTCCGTAGGAGACCAGACCGTCGACCTTGTCCGCTGCCCACTCGAAGTAGTCGTGGAACTCCACACGCAGCGGGAAGAGGTTCTTGTGGTTGATGAAGTCGACCAGCCGCCCCCTGCTCTTGAGGTAGCACAGGAAGCTGAACTCGCTCGCCGGGTTCCGCAGCGTCACCAGGTCCTTGAGGAAGCTCACCTGCATGGTCGCGTCGTCGATGAGCATCCCGCGGTGCCAGCCGAAGCGTGGCTGCTGCTCGAAGAAGCGGGCGTGGACCGCCTCCCGTCCGCCGACGCGTGCGTTGTGCTCGCTGACCGCGATGGCCATGGCCACGTTGGACGGCCCGAAGCCGATTCCAACGAGGTCGTGGACCACCGGGGATTCGCCAGGACGAACCTGTGCCATGTCACTCCCATCTTGCGAGGACGGCCACCGAGCCGTGGGGACGCGCGACCGCGGGCCGGACCCCGGCGGACGCGGAACTCGGGCACGCCGACGACGTCACGACCATGAGACTTAGGCAAGGCTAAGCTCATTTCCAGGACGCTGTCGATAGGCGGAGCGGACGGTCACCCTTCCGAGCGACCTTCAACTCCCTTGCGCACTAGGGCCATTGCACGCTTAGGCAAGCCTTGCTTTACTCGACGTGGCCAACCGCCTGCGCCGAGGAGGAACCATGCGGGTCGTCATGTTCGGTTACCAGACCTGGGGGCACCGCACCCTGCAAGCCCTCCTGGACTCCGAGCACGACGTGGTCCTGGCCGTGACGCACCCCCGGAGCGAGCACGCCTACGAGAGGATCTGGAGCGACTCCGTCGCCGACCTCGCCGCAGAGCACCACGTCCCCGTCCTGCTCCGCGACCGCCCCGACGACGACGAGCTGTTCACGCGTCTGGAGGCGGCGAACCCGGACATCATCGTGGCCAACAACTGGCGGACCTGGCTGCCCCCGCGCGTCTTCGGCCTCCCCCGCCACGGCACCCTGAACGTCCACGACTCGCTGCTGCCGAAGTACGCCGGCTTCTCGCCCCTGATCTGGGCGCTGATCAACGGTGAAACCGAAGTCGGCGTCACGGCGCACATGATGAACGACGAACTCGACGCCGGCGACATCGTGCGGCAGGAGGCCGTCCCGGTGGGGCCGAAGGACACCGCCACCGACCTCTTCCACCGGACCGTCGACCTCATCGCGCCGGTCACGGTAGGCGCCCTCGGCCTCATCGCCTCCGGGCAGCGGGAGTTCGTGCGCCAGGACCGGTCGCAGGCCAGCTTCTTCCACAAGCGGTCCGTCGAGGACAGCCGCATCGACTGGACCTGGTCCGCGGAGGAACTGGACCGTCTGGTACGGGCCCAGTCCGAGCCCTACCCGAGCGCCTTCACCTTCCACCGGGGCAGGCGGATCGAGGTCCTGGCCGCCTTCGTGTCGCAGGGCCGCTACGGCGGCACGCCCGGCCGCGTCTTCTACCGCGAGGGCGACGGCGTGGTGATCGTCGCGGGCGCCGACGCCCGCTCCGGCCGCAACCACGGGCTGGCCATCACCCGGGTGCGGACCGAGGACGGGCGCGAGCTGCCGGCCGGCCGGTACTTCACCTCGATGGGCGGATACCTGACCGGGCGCCCCTGAGCACCGGCTCCTCCAACACACCAACACACCAACACACCGACGCACCGGCCGGGGCGCGGCGACACCGTGGAAGGCCGTCGCCCGGCACCACTGCCCGGGTTCCGGAAGGCCGCCGCCCGCGTACGGCGAGAGCAGCGCCGTGGGGTGCGGCGGACACCACTCCACCGCACCCCGCTCACCGCGCGCCGCCGGGCCCCTCAGCCCGGCGGCGGACCAGGGTCCCTCATCGGCCCTGGTCGTACGTGTGGAACCCGCGGCCGCTCTTGCGGCCCAGGAGGCCCGCCTGCACCATCCGCGACAGGAGCGGGGGCGGGGCGTAGAGGGGTTCCTTGAACTCGTCGTAGAGCGATTCGGCGATGGCGGCGACGGTGTCCAGGCCGATCAG
This window encodes:
- a CDS encoding iron chelate uptake ABC transporter family permease subunit, translating into MTGPGMDVADPHRPREKPPLAPGVRLGGMSFVWRPWLVCVTLLLAAATFLACCVSIGVGDFPIALPRVISTVLGRGEPVDEFVIMDLRMPRALAGCVVGVALGVSGAITQSIARNPLASPDILGITWGAGAVAVFLVTVSGGSATAVVNSVGLSGAALAGGLGTGLLVYVLAWRRGIDGFRLVLIGLSVSAVMEAVTTWLLVTADIRDVARAQAWLIGSLDSRSWDDVRVALWCTLALVAVVAAASFQFKPLHLGDDVATGLGVRRTLVRAVLLLCAVLLAGVAVSAAGPVSFVALVAPQVAMRLTRCPTPPMAASGLTGALLLTGADLVARTTLPITLPVGVVTAAIGGPFLVYLLVRANLR
- a CDS encoding methionyl-tRNA formyltransferase; the encoded protein is MRVVMFGYQTWGHRTLQALLDSEHDVVLAVTHPRSEHAYERIWSDSVADLAAEHHVPVLLRDRPDDDELFTRLEAANPDIIVANNWRTWLPPRVFGLPRHGTLNVHDSLLPKYAGFSPLIWALINGETEVGVTAHMMNDELDAGDIVRQEAVPVGPKDTATDLFHRTVDLIAPVTVGALGLIASGQREFVRQDRSQASFFHKRSVEDSRIDWTWSAEELDRLVRAQSEPYPSAFTFHRGRRIEVLAAFVSQGRYGGTPGRVFYREGDGVVIVAGADARSGRNHGLAITRVRTEDGRELPAGRYFTSMGGYLTGRP
- a CDS encoding iron ABC transporter permease, with the translated sequence MGVMALERPLPTGTTQARRRRVAGSVTLAVILLIAMAASLGVGARGLSPSEVWYGLSAGPSADHRLTEIQLIVRTVRLPRTVLATAAGVALGVGGALIQGYTRNPIADTGLLGVNAGASFAVVSVIAVLGFANPFQYVWFAFAGAVVAGVLVFGLAGIGRGAGNPLTLALAGQGVTVFLAAMTTAVALSDKASLNALRFWNAGSVAGVGFGVIRPVTAFIAAGLVLAAATLPALNLLNLGDDVARGLGVNTALHRTLGIIAITLLAGAATAACGSIAFLGLMVAHLARYLTGPDYRWLVPYAGLLGAVVLLVCDMAGRLLVRPGELDAGVVVALLGAPFFAVLVWRGKFTGA
- a CDS encoding lysine N(6)-hydroxylase/L-ornithine N(5)-oxygenase family protein, giving the protein MAQVRPGESPVVHDLVGIGFGPSNVAMAIAVSEHNARVGGREAVHARFFEQQPRFGWHRGMLIDDATMQVSFLKDLVTLRNPASEFSFLCYLKSRGRLVDFINHKNLFPLRVEFHDYFEWAADKVDGLVSYGHEVVGVTPVARDGAVEHLDVTVRSGEGLALHRARNIVLGTGLRPFMPDGVERTERVWHNSDLLTKVDGLDGGAPSRFIVVGAGQSAAENVAYLHRRFPEAEVCAVFSRYGYSPADDSGFANRIFDPDAVGEFFAAPEDVKHRLMDYHGNTNYSVVDIDLIDDLYRRMYREKVLGTERLRFLNVSRLAALRETSAGVRVTVRSLVTGEETPLDADVVVFATGYRPADPLGLLGEAAGRCLRDGEGRVRVRRDYRIATDPALRCGIYVQGGTEHTHGITSSLLSNTAVRVGEILDSLLGRGPQSASGQARTVSGAPAVRLPADRRRFH